One Alkaliphilus sp. B6464 genomic window carries:
- a CDS encoding sigma 54-interacting transcriptional regulator, giving the protein MIIKSTEITVLRYDNKIKDAIEKLRDSKFSIIPIVDEFNRYFGVFDRKSISNIIYEKISIEKKIKEVVNKDFPTIISDNITDIDYFQSNKEPYLVVIGSDGRVEGLLRLFENNDFFNLLNDSFFNKLLESISDGILICDKDFVVRKINKAYTELTGVSPAEIEGVEVSKVRKGAQIPRAVSSGKVMKNIYRKVGNTEYFVDLYPIRINNEVLGGIVLAKDMTEVQSLTKKISDLENKFHKLKASINAHHKADKSFEHIITVNDKMKECIEIAKKVASNDSNIIIRGESGTGKEVFAQAIHNYSYRRDNPFVAINSAAIEPNLVLSELFGYEDGAFTGAVKGGKLGVFEIANKGTLFLDEIGDLDFEIQSKLLRVLENNEITRVGGYKNIKIDVRIISATHVNLEESVENKKFRADLYFRLNVIPITLPPLRERKEDIPYLVDYLLKTIEKKFQKNINIDNRVIDAFLKYNWPGNIRELQNILTFAANMIDNNTITMDHIPSRIILNVENLSGSKDVNISRPKLLDIDNLNDAKVFWEKNEIIKALDKYGRNLQGKKKAAASLGISLSTLYNKINQYDLK; this is encoded by the coding sequence ATGATAATTAAGTCTACAGAAATAACTGTATTAAGATATGATAACAAGATTAAGGATGCAATAGAAAAGTTAAGGGATAGTAAATTCTCTATTATTCCAATAGTAGATGAATTTAACAGGTATTTTGGAGTTTTTGATAGAAAATCTATTTCAAACATAATATATGAAAAAATTTCTATTGAAAAAAAAATTAAAGAAGTAGTTAACAAAGACTTTCCTACTATTATTTCAGATAATATTACTGATATAGACTATTTTCAATCAAATAAGGAACCTTATCTAGTAGTTATAGGTTCTGATGGTAGAGTTGAAGGGTTACTTAGACTTTTTGAGAACAATGACTTTTTTAATTTATTAAATGATTCATTTTTTAATAAGCTTTTAGAATCAATATCTGATGGTATACTTATCTGTGATAAAGATTTTGTAGTAAGAAAGATAAACAAAGCCTATACTGAATTAACAGGAGTATCCCCTGCTGAAATAGAGGGAGTAGAAGTTAGCAAGGTTAGAAAAGGGGCACAGATTCCAAGGGCTGTTAGTTCTGGAAAAGTGATGAAAAACATATATAGAAAAGTAGGTAATACAGAATATTTTGTAGATTTATATCCTATTAGAATCAATAATGAAGTTTTGGGTGGAATAGTATTAGCAAAGGATATGACAGAAGTCCAAAGCTTAACTAAAAAAATAAGTGACTTAGAAAACAAGTTTCATAAATTAAAAGCCAGTATAAATGCTCATCATAAAGCTGATAAAAGTTTTGAGCATATTATAACAGTAAATGATAAGATGAAAGAGTGTATAGAGATTGCTAAGAAAGTTGCTAGTAATGATTCTAATATAATAATTAGAGGAGAAAGTGGAACTGGTAAAGAAGTATTTGCCCAAGCTATTCATAACTATAGCTATAGGAGGGACAACCCTTTTGTAGCAATTAACTCAGCAGCTATAGAACCAAACTTAGTTTTGAGTGAATTATTTGGCTATGAGGATGGAGCCTTTACTGGAGCAGTCAAAGGTGGAAAGCTTGGAGTGTTTGAAATAGCTAATAAAGGTACATTGTTTTTAGATGAAATAGGCGATTTGGACTTTGAAATTCAATCAAAGCTATTAAGAGTACTAGAAAACAATGAAATAACTAGAGTAGGTGGATATAAAAATATAAAAATAGATGTTAGAATTATATCTGCTACTCATGTTAATCTTGAAGAAAGTGTAGAAAATAAAAAATTTAGAGCCGATTTGTATTTTAGATTAAATGTAATACCTATTACGCTACCACCATTAAGAGAAAGAAAAGAAGATATACCATATTTAGTAGATTATCTGCTAAAAACTATAGAGAAAAAATTTCAAAAAAATATAAACATAGACAATAGAGTAATTGATGCATTTTTAAAATATAATTGGCCAGGAAATATTAGAGAATTACAAAACATTTTAACTTTTGCTGCAAACATGATTGATAATAATACAATAACTATGGATCATATACCGTCAAGAATAATTCTAAATGTAGAAAATTTAAGTGGCTCTAAAGATGTTAATATCAGTAGACCTAAGCTTTTAGATATAGATAATTTGAATGATGCTAAAGTTTTTTGGGAGAAAAATGAAATAATAAAAGCTTTAGATAAATATGGCAGAAACTTGCAAGGCAAAAAAAAAGCTGCAGCCTCATTAGGAATTTCATTATCAACATTATATAACAAAATAAATCAATATGATTTAAAGTAA
- a CDS encoding YbaB/EbfC family nucleoid-associated protein — protein MAKKGFPGMGGVNMNNMMKQVQKMQKQMEETQSELEQKVLETSAGGGAISIKVTGKKEIVGIKIKPEVVDPDDVEMLEDLIMAAVNEAIRAAEDMVASEMGKITGKMNMPGLF, from the coding sequence ATGGCTAAAAAAGGTTTCCCAGGAATGGGTGGAGTTAACATGAATAATATGATGAAACAAGTGCAAAAAATGCAAAAACAAATGGAGGAAACACAATCAGAGCTAGAACAAAAGGTTCTTGAAACAAGTGCTGGTGGAGGTGCTATTTCTATTAAAGTTACAGGTAAAAAGGAAATAGTAGGTATAAAGATTAAGCCAGAGGTAGTAGATCCAGACGATGTTGAAATGTTAGAGGATTTAATCATGGCAGCTGTTAACGAAGCTATTCGTGCTGCAGAGGATATGGTAGCTTCTGAAATGGGTAAAATTACAGGAAAAATGAATATGCCTGGATTATTCTAA
- a CDS encoding DUF5711 family protein: MQKRKKGLLILITIIIILLFINPKVISYLKAKTGSREGDVSIIKEIETTHSSQIIYEKLDNGLIQYLEGILIYYNMDGEQIWSINLGITRPIIKTNSNSVYVIDKNKNQILRINKKGEQIYKNTLDKPYKNFNICDDNYVVLYHHTDSPVQYITIMNEEGNKVGEITLGEGEVTNIAISRAQDRIAASTIGTNGDTLENNLLVYDLKGNLIGVEGLKNNVILNIFYNEKGDLIAVDEKNIFSIDKNNKVKWETNFNEPITLIDTTGRNYLTIYSEGSSKNSIIYSRTGNKIKTLAYDGKLTGEIAPKEEILGLDNYKNEIIAYSLRTIFKYGKNGNVRFEYPYSSDILKSFALSENNIVVITKEKTTFLSFKKI, from the coding sequence ATGCAAAAAAGAAAAAAAGGACTATTAATTTTAATTACTATAATTATTATTTTATTATTCATAAATCCTAAAGTGATAAGCTATTTGAAAGCAAAAACAGGATCAAGAGAAGGCGATGTATCTATAATTAAAGAAATAGAAACAACACATAGTAGTCAAATCATCTATGAAAAATTAGATAATGGATTAATACAGTATTTAGAAGGTATTTTAATTTATTATAATATGGATGGAGAACAAATCTGGAGCATAAATTTAGGGATAACCCGTCCAATAATAAAAACAAACTCTAATAGTGTTTATGTAATAGATAAAAACAAAAATCAAATACTACGCATAAATAAAAAAGGGGAACAAATATATAAAAATACATTAGATAAGCCTTATAAAAATTTTAATATTTGTGATGATAACTATGTAGTATTATACCATCATACTGATAGTCCAGTTCAATATATTACTATAATGAACGAGGAAGGAAATAAGGTTGGAGAAATAACACTAGGAGAAGGAGAAGTAACTAATATAGCTATTTCAAGGGCACAGGATAGGATAGCAGCAAGCACTATAGGAACAAATGGAGATACTCTAGAAAACAATCTATTAGTTTATGATTTAAAAGGAAATTTGATTGGTGTAGAAGGTTTGAAAAACAATGTAATATTAAATATTTTCTATAATGAAAAAGGAGATTTAATTGCAGTTGATGAAAAGAATATATTTAGCATAGATAAAAATAATAAAGTAAAATGGGAAACTAATTTTAATGAGCCAATAACACTTATCGATACAACCGGTAGAAACTATCTAACAATATACAGTGAAGGTAGTAGTAAAAATAGCATTATTTATTCACGTACTGGAAATAAAATTAAAACCTTAGCATATGATGGCAAACTGACTGGTGAAATAGCTCCAAAGGAAGAAATACTAGGGCTAGATAATTATAAGAATGAAATTATAGCATATTCATTAAGAACAATATTCAAATATGGTAAAAATGGAAATGTGAGGTTTGAATATCCATATTCAAGTGATATTTTAAAAAGCTTTGCATTATCTGAAAACAATATCGTAGTTATAACCAAGGAAAAAACCACATTTTTATCCTTTAAGAAAATTTAA
- a CDS encoding SLC13 family permease encodes MLSESTTKKTGRHSKIMKDAKLDKDTKKLIFFVISIGIVLLSFVLPIPEGLSREGLKMLSIALAAAFLWMTEAISIGVTGILIILLQSILGIVPLKEGLAAVAHPVNAVVLVGYLLAGSLVNSGMDRRLSLMVISRMGEKTNMLILGIMISTAFLAMWMSSTATVAIMVPISLGIIKMSGAKPLESNFGKVLFIGIAFAANIGGLATPTATTSNLIAIAFLNSLVGIQITFLGWIGKTIPLAIVLLPLTWIILQKVYPLEIDVVEGGLDASKKELAEMGKMSKEEKRVIFLFTAAILLWTMDSFLPLSKDWLYIVSVFITIVIVLPKVGFLTWKEAQKLIGWDVLFLVGGGLAMGVGLKNAGTIDWITNMLSGSIGNVPERFAVIIISLVTGLGITIFCSMSGTATTFVPISIGLAMTFGWNPVVFAIIAGLSSSFAFLLPANSAPNAVAYGSGYFKSSDMFKVGIIIVLLSVVVVGLYGGFILPFLV; translated from the coding sequence ATGTTATCAGAAAGTACAACTAAAAAAACAGGAAGACATAGCAAAATTATGAAAGATGCTAAACTAGACAAAGATACTAAAAAATTGATTTTTTTTGTAATTTCTATTGGTATAGTACTACTATCTTTTGTTCTTCCTATTCCAGAGGGTCTTTCTAGAGAAGGTTTAAAAATGCTTTCAATTGCATTAGCAGCGGCATTTCTCTGGATGACAGAGGCTATTTCAATTGGAGTTACAGGCATACTTATAATTTTGCTTCAATCGATTTTAGGCATTGTTCCACTTAAAGAAGGGCTTGCTGCAGTTGCTCATCCAGTAAATGCAGTAGTGTTGGTAGGATACTTGTTAGCTGGATCTTTAGTTAACTCAGGAATGGATAGAAGGTTAAGTTTAATGGTTATATCTCGAATGGGAGAAAAAACTAATATGCTTATTTTAGGTATTATGATATCTACAGCTTTTTTAGCTATGTGGATGTCTAGTACAGCTACAGTAGCCATAATGGTTCCTATATCATTAGGTATAATAAAAATGTCAGGGGCAAAGCCTTTAGAAAGCAACTTTGGTAAAGTTTTATTTATTGGAATAGCTTTTGCAGCAAATATAGGGGGATTAGCAACGCCTACTGCCACCACTTCAAACCTTATTGCAATTGCGTTTCTTAACAGTTTAGTAGGGATACAAATTACTTTTTTAGGTTGGATTGGTAAAACAATTCCTTTAGCAATTGTATTATTACCTTTAACTTGGATAATTTTACAAAAAGTATATCCACTTGAAATAGATGTTGTAGAAGGTGGATTAGATGCTTCTAAAAAAGAGCTTGCTGAAATGGGTAAAATGTCAAAAGAAGAGAAAAGAGTTATATTTTTATTTACAGCAGCAATACTTTTATGGACTATGGATTCATTTTTGCCACTTTCTAAAGATTGGCTATATATAGTTTCTGTATTTATAACTATTGTTATAGTTCTTCCTAAGGTAGGTTTTTTAACTTGGAAAGAAGCTCAAAAGCTTATAGGATGGGATGTGTTATTTTTAGTGGGGGGTGGTCTTGCTATGGGAGTAGGACTAAAGAATGCAGGTACAATAGATTGGATTACTAATATGCTTTCAGGCAGTATTGGTAATGTACCGGAAAGATTTGCAGTAATTATAATTTCTTTGGTAACTGGTTTAGGAATTACAATATTTTGCAGTATGTCTGGAACAGCTACAACTTTTGTACCTATATCTATAGGTCTTGCTATGACTTTTGGGTGGAATCCAGTAGTGTTTGCTATTATAGCTGGTTTATCAAGTTCTTTTGCATTTTTATTACCAGCAAATTCGGCGCCTAATGCTGTTGCCTATGGATCAGGGTATTTTAAATCTTCAGATATGTTTAAAGTCGGCATAATAATTGTGCTTTTAAGTGTAGTAGTTGTAGGCTTGTATGGAGGATTTATTTTACCATTTTTAGTGTAA
- the dnaX gene encoding DNA polymerase III subunit gamma/tau: MSYKALYRRWRPKVFEDVIGQEQVITILKNQINSSNIAHAYLFTGTRGTGKTSTAKIFARVVNCLNPKDANPCNSCEVCEGILTENIMDVIEIDAASNNGVDNVREIRENVKYPPSKGKYKIYIIDEVHMLSTGAFNALLKTLEEPPSYVIFILATTEPHKIPATILSRCQRFDFKPVKIRDIMGHLSFICDEIGITWDEEALRLIAINSEGALRDALSILERCISFSEDTLTYENVVSILGMVNYEFIFNLVDKVAEKDTSNVLTLINEMVMEGKEVGQLMKDLISHFRSLLLVKMNVEIDEILSLSEERQKRLQEQGRLFTINQITSFIYSLSDIEGKLKYSAQPRTLIEIAVIGLCNKELDDSLEGIIERVKQLEKNIVSGEITVNRSNVNISPSVPNKPSISSSYSPKNKYDEKKSMDEEESKEGNMIREEEIINNNSLLDFGAIQSNWQNILEELRKEKKAQIQALLMEGSLVKLDKDTLLISFKDGFGFHREALDKEKTKEYISGIIKRLTGQSIRLSFVMEDQLITEIEPKEEKDPLEILKEALPKEIHEILEIVDE, encoded by the coding sequence ATGTCATACAAAGCACTTTATAGAAGATGGAGACCTAAGGTTTTTGAAGATGTAATTGGACAAGAACAAGTAATTACTATTTTAAAAAATCAAATCAACTCTTCTAATATTGCCCACGCCTATCTTTTTACAGGTACAAGGGGAACCGGAAAAACATCTACAGCAAAAATATTTGCTAGAGTAGTAAACTGTCTTAATCCTAAAGATGCTAATCCTTGCAATAGCTGTGAAGTATGTGAAGGTATTTTAACAGAAAATATTATGGATGTTATTGAAATAGATGCCGCTTCTAATAATGGAGTAGACAATGTAAGAGAAATTAGGGAAAATGTTAAATATCCTCCATCTAAAGGAAAATATAAAATTTATATTATAGATGAGGTTCATATGCTTAGCACAGGGGCTTTTAATGCTCTGTTAAAAACATTAGAAGAACCACCTAGCTATGTTATATTTATATTAGCTACTACGGAGCCTCATAAAATACCAGCTACAATACTATCTAGATGTCAAAGGTTCGACTTTAAACCAGTTAAAATAAGAGACATAATGGGACACCTATCTTTTATATGTGATGAAATAGGAATTACCTGGGATGAAGAAGCCCTTAGATTAATAGCAATTAATTCGGAAGGGGCATTACGAGATGCTTTAAGTATTTTAGAGCGATGTATATCCTTTAGTGAGGATACTCTAACCTACGAGAATGTAGTAAGTATATTAGGTATGGTTAATTATGAGTTTATATTTAACCTAGTTGATAAAGTAGCTGAGAAAGATACATCCAATGTACTTACACTTATTAACGAAATGGTTATGGAAGGTAAGGAAGTTGGTCAGCTAATGAAGGATTTAATTAGTCACTTTAGAAGTCTTCTGCTTGTTAAAATGAATGTAGAAATTGATGAGATATTAAGCTTATCTGAAGAAAGGCAAAAACGCCTTCAAGAACAGGGTAGGCTATTTACTATAAATCAGATAACTTCCTTTATTTATAGTCTATCGGATATTGAAGGAAAATTAAAATACTCTGCTCAACCTAGAACATTAATAGAAATAGCAGTTATAGGTTTGTGTAATAAAGAACTGGATGACTCTTTGGAGGGGATTATAGAAAGAGTAAAACAGTTGGAGAAAAATATTGTCTCTGGGGAAATAACGGTGAATAGAAGTAATGTAAATATATCTCCTTCAGTACCAAATAAACCTAGTATTTCTTCATCCTATTCCCCAAAAAACAAGTATGATGAAAAGAAGAGCATGGATGAGGAAGAGTCAAAAGAAGGAAATATGATTAGAGAGGAAGAAATTATTAATAATAATAGTCTTTTAGATTTTGGAGCTATACAAAGTAATTGGCAAAATATTTTAGAAGAATTACGTAAGGAGAAAAAAGCTCAAATACAAGCTCTTCTAATGGAAGGTAGCCTAGTAAAATTAGATAAGGACACTTTATTAATTTCCTTTAAAGACGGATTTGGATTCCATAGAGAAGCTTTAGATAAGGAAAAAACAAAAGAATATATATCTGGTATAATTAAAAGACTTACAGGCCAGAGTATAAGACTTTCATTTGTAATGGAGGATCAGCTTATTACTGAAATTGAGCCAAAGGAAGAAAAAGATCCATTAGAGATACTTAAAGAAGCACTACCTAAGGAGATCCATGAAATATTAGAGATAGTAGATGAATAA
- the recR gene encoding recombination mediator RecR → MNYYSSSIAQLIEQFTKLPGIGRKTAQRLAFHVISMPNQDAHSLADAIVTAKESVKYCKVCTNLTDQDTCNICSDKRRDPLTICVVEDPRDVVAMERTKEFKGYYHVLHGAISPLEGVGPEDIKIKELLSRLTNQPVDEIIIATNPNIEGEATAMYLSKLLKPMGIKVSRIAHGIPVGGDLEYADEVTLTKALEGRREI, encoded by the coding sequence ATGAACTACTATTCATCATCAATTGCTCAGTTAATTGAGCAATTTACAAAACTTCCTGGAATAGGAAGGAAAACTGCCCAAAGATTAGCTTTTCATGTTATTAGTATGCCTAATCAAGATGCACATAGCCTAGCTGATGCAATTGTAACGGCAAAGGAAAGCGTAAAGTATTGTAAGGTATGTACAAACCTTACAGATCAAGATACATGTAATATTTGTAGTGATAAAAGAAGAGATCCATTAACAATTTGTGTTGTTGAAGATCCTAGAGATGTAGTAGCTATGGAGAGAACTAAGGAGTTTAAGGGCTATTATCATGTGCTACATGGGGCTATATCTCCATTAGAGGGAGTTGGTCCAGAGGATATTAAAATTAAAGAATTATTATCACGTCTGACGAATCAACCTGTAGATGAAATAATCATTGCTACAAACCCCAACATTGAAGGGGAAGCTACAGCAATGTATCTGTCAAAGCTTCTAAAACCAATGGGAATTAAAGTATCAAGAATTGCCCACGGTATACCTGTAGGTGGAGATCTTGAATATGCAGATGAAGTTACTCTAACCAAGGCATTGGAAGGTAGAAGGGAAATTTGA
- a CDS encoding histidine phosphatase family protein, with protein sequence MIEFVVIRHGQSLADIEGRHEGRADFPLTDLGREQAEKLAKWLKQRYNFDTIISSPLKRARETAEIIGSKMNKSVIFNEDLMEWNNGVLAGLLREDANRDYPEPEGGRKYFQAVQNGESMIDLRSRAEHFLADLIHSTKDSKDNIRICIVSHGGLITMLYRSFLNMPIDTNVWLSSGDTGVHLWQINNDKKIVMFTNIQEHLRCDV encoded by the coding sequence ATGATTGAATTTGTTGTTATTAGGCATGGACAATCTTTAGCAGATATTGAAGGCAGGCATGAAGGAAGGGCGGATTTTCCATTAACTGATTTAGGGAGAGAACAGGCTGAAAAATTAGCAAAATGGTTAAAACAAAGATATAATTTTGATACGATTATCAGTAGTCCTTTAAAAAGAGCAAGGGAAACAGCAGAGATTATAGGCAGTAAGATGAACAAATCAGTTATTTTCAATGAAGATTTGATGGAATGGAATAATGGCGTTTTAGCAGGGCTTTTAAGGGAAGATGCTAATCGTGATTATCCCGAACCAGAGGGAGGAAGAAAGTATTTTCAAGCAGTTCAAAATGGAGAGTCAATGATAGACTTAAGAAGTAGAGCAGAGCATTTTCTTGCCGATTTAATACACTCTACAAAGGATAGTAAGGATAACATTAGAATATGTATCGTATCTCACGGTGGGTTAATAACTATGTTATATAGAAGTTTCCTTAATATGCCTATAGATACTAATGTATGGCTATCATCAGGAGATACAGGAGTTCATTTGTGGCAAATTAATAACGATAAAAAAATAGTCATGTTTACGAATATTCAGGAGCATTTAAGATGTGATGTTTAG